The genomic interval CAAACGTCGGCTGGAGTTGGAATATCACTGGTTGCTCGGTCTGGGGGACGATCCGGAACACAGGCAGAAAGTCAGTGCATTTTTCGCCACCCTGGGTGAGCAGAACACCCATCTCTGGGTCTCCAACGCCGACAATATCGCCACCGTTGAAGACTATGACGGGCTTGCAGGGGACATCAACAACGCGCTGGGGGTGAAGGACAGTACCAGTGCGCTGATCGATGGCCTGGCTGGCCTCAAGGAGTTTCAGGCGCAGATGGCAGGCATGCATCTCAAGCTCATAGACAGCGTCCCTGCTGAGTTGCAAGGCTCCATGAGCAGGCTGGCGTCGGAACTCGGCCGTCTGGCGATCCCCGAGCTGCAAAAAATGGCTGAACGGATACATGCGGCCCAGGGGCAGGCAGATAGCCTGCTGCGCCATGCCAGACCCGGCACCATTGCCATGCTGCTGGGTCAGGCGAAGAATGCGGCCGTCACCCTGGATATCGGCACACAGAGTGACGCCGGTTACACCCAGTGGCTGCAAAAAACCTTGGGCACGCTGGAGAAGCTGCGCGAACGGGCTGACTCTGCCACCCGCCAATACAACAAGGCGAGCAAGAGTACGCCCACCGACAGCAAGATCCGGGCTAGAGCCAATGCCGAGTGGGCCGCGGTGCAGCGTGAAAGTGCGGCGCTGCGCGAGCAGGTGTTTGCACACAGCCAACCGGTGGCCCGCCCCGGCGAGCTACACCCCGTATCCCATATCGTGATCAAGGCCAGCGGCGCGACCCTGACCGAGATAGAAGAGCATTTGCGTGTAAGCCGCGCCGCCTTGCGCAACCAGGTGCTGTTTGGCAATGCGGCCAGACCCGCCTTGGGCGGGGCAACCCTCAGCGGCAGCCTGGGTCTGGTGGTGCTGATGGCCAACTGGTTTAACTTCGCCAAAACATCGGGGGATCTGACCCATAAGAGTGAAAATACAAGAGCGCAGAACTTTGACTTATGGTCTGCCGCCTTGGGGCTGGTGGGAGCAGCATTGGCACTTGGTGTCGAGGTTGTACGCACCTCCGCTTATTGCCGCTGGCTCAAGGAGGGGGCTGAGAGCAGCCTAAAGAATGCTGGCAAGGTAGTAACGTTAGGAACCACATGGGTTGCTGGTCTGGGCACTTTTTCTGCACTTTCGGATGGTTATAAGCAAGCCTCTCAGATAGCTCGTCATTGGCGCCGGGGGGAGTGGGAGCCCATGGTCGCCTCGGCGATAACCCTGAGCGGTGATGGTTTGCAGGCCTATGCCAGCGGCAAGATAGCAGTGGCTGGTACCCGCATGACCATGGCCGCCATCGCCGGGGAGATCAGCTGGCAGCGGGCCGCCGCCGTCACGCTGCGCTTTGCGGTGCGCTTCAATCCCTATATGTGGCTGGCCAGCGCCCTGATCTTCGGCGGCGAACTGGCCTACAACTTCCTCAGCTCGGCCCCGCTGATGCGCTGGGTCAGCGAGTCCCGTTGGGGCAAACGCGGCATACTGCCATTTCTGCACGCCAATCAGGAGTGGGAGTACGACATTCAACTGCGCAAGTGGCAAGAGGTGATGCAGACCCCGCGCCTGAGGATTAAGTACCACACCGAGACCAAGACGCAGCAGCGCTTGATGGTGGGCACCATCGTCGATGTGCCGGTACAGCAACGGGTGTTGACCCAGCTGCGTATCCTGCTGCCCATGACAGCCCCCGAGCAGGTTAAACTCGCCGTCCTGGTGAAGAGCGAAGGCAAGCTGGTCGATTTCACCGACCACTTTCGCCAGACCGCTCCTGTAGCTCAGGAGGGGTTGTACACCCGCCTCGACTTCGACTGGCCCCAGGATGATGTCAGCAGACGACGCATGGAGTGGCTGCATCTGGTGCTCTCGGTCACTACGGCGGAGGACAACCAGTTGTTTGAGGAGCAGGGAGGGCTGCGCTTCTCCCTCAATCTGCAGCAGCTCCCGGGGCTGGAAGAGGCCAAGCTGGCCGGTGATGAGCCGGGCTGGAGCCAGGTGGAGGCACTCGACGAGGATGACTATTTCCCCCTGACCCGTGGCAAGATAGTGGCCCAACTGCAACCCCTGCTGAACCGATAACGAGGATCTATGAAACATTCCCCATTGCCGTTTTTTGCCGGCCAGCACCGCCAGGAGCGCCTCGGCGCCCGCACCGTATTCAGCCCTCTGCCGGTGATGACCAATGTACCGCCGATGCGCCGCACCGACTGGCTGACTAAAAAGTACCCCCATTATATCGAGCTGGGGGGGGCGGGCGGCTCTCTCTTTCAAACCCAAATTCTGTATTCGTTCTGGGTGCTCGGTTTACTTATCTTCGCCGGAATGTTCTGGGGGCCGCCAGGATCTGGCATGAGTAATGGTCAGGGTTGGGCTGGCGTCTGGGCTGGCAACTATCAGGAGGTCTGGGTTGGACATAACCAGTGGGTGATGGAGTTTAGCTGGATGAATCTGCTGGGGGCCGTTCTGGGATTGGGGATGGGGCCGGGGTTTGCCTTGTTTTTGACATTAAAAATGTTGTGGGAGCATCAGCAGCAGCTGCGCCGGGTGTTGCCATTTCGCTTTCACCGCCAGCGCCGCGAGGTGATGCTGTCGCGCTGGGACAAGCGCACCAAGCGCACCGAAGTCCGGATTTTCCCTTGGGAAGAAATGTGCGCCATGGTGGGAGAGGGGTCAGCGGTCTCGGTGAGTGGTGTCATGACCATGGCGAGCCTGTTTTTCGGTATCAACTCGGACGAGCGACCCGGCCACTTCTGGTCCGGCATGAACGTCGGCACCCTTAGCAAGGAGGTGGGGGCTAGCGAGTGGGAGATGATCCGCCGTTATATGGAAGAGGGGCCCGAGGCCATCGATGAGCCGGCTCCGGTCACCTTTGACGGCATGATTGAGGAGTTCTGTCGGGAGCGGAAGATACCCCGCAGCGCCTTCTCCCCCTTGCGCAGGCTCTGGTGGGAACTGAACGGTACCCGCTTTGGCATACTGCGCATCAATATCCAGAGCCGTTTGCAGCAGCGCTTTGCTGAGCGCTACTTCGCTGCCCATCCCGAGCTGGCAGCCTGGAGTGAGCCATTGCCACCCGAACAGTGGGCCAAGCCGAGCGAACGGTTGACCCGTTGCAACCAGCTGCTGGCGGAACAATATGCCCAGGGCCGTAATATCTTCACCGTGGGTGACGTGCGCGAGTTGCTGGGGGAAGAGATAACCCCGGAAGCAGCTCAGGCGTTGACACCCTAGACAGCAAGAATGCGTGGTCTTGCAAGCGGGCAATCGGTGCCAGGGTTTGCCAGTCTGTGGTCTGCCCATAACAGAGCCCCCCTTGCCAGTGGCAAGGGGGGCTCTGTCGTTCCAAGGGGAATGCCTGGTGCGGTTATGGCAAGACCTAAGGGGGCAACACCATGGGGCCGGCTACCGCAAGGGCAGCTTCGTCACCTCGCAGCACCCGAACTATCTCGAGGGCGAACTCGATGGCGGTGCCGGGGCCCTGGCTGGTGATGAGACGATGGGCATCATCCCGCACCACCCGGGCCGTACTCAGTTGCGCGGCGGGCAGGCGGGCCTGAAAGCCCGGGTGACAGGTGGCGCTGGCGTCCCCCAGCAAGCCGTGATGATGCAGTACCACGGCGGGGGCGGCGCAGATGGCCGCGCGCCAGCGGCCGAGGGCCGCCTGCTCCTTTAGCAGGTCGATGGCGAGGGGAGTGTCGCGGATCACTTCGCTGCCGGGCAGACCGCCCGGCACGACCATGGCATCGAAGTCACGGCTGGTCAGCTCATCGAGATGGCAATCCGCCACCAGCTGTACCCCGCGGGAGGCGCGGATCTGGCGCGCTCCCGTGGGGCAGCAGGAGGCCAGCACCACCTCTATGCCGCCGCGCACCAGGGTGTCGACGATGGCGACAGTCTCTATCTCTTCCGACCCCGGGGCCACCAATACCAGTACTGTCATCCTGTACTCCTTCATCGCCGGCAGTGCCGCTCTGCTCAGCGCTTCTCTTTGACGGCCTGATAGAGGCCCTGGTTGACCGGCACCGCTATGCCGTGGGCGGCGGCCTTGCCGAGCAGGAAGCCGGTGATGGCCTCGATCTCGGTCTCACGCCCCTGCTCCATGTCCTGATACATGGAAGAGTAATTGTCGGCGGTGAGTTCCACCACCGTCATGACGCGGCGCAGCAGCTCGTCGCTGCCGGTCGGCTGGCCTTCGGCCTGCATCACGTCAGCCACTTCCACGCAGATCTGTTGCAGCACATCGGCGAAGCGCGGGCCGGCCAGCTCGCCATTCTTGAGCTTGTAAAGCGCAGTGAGCGGGTTGATGGCGCAGTTGATGGCGAGTTTCTGCCACTGGCGGGTCAGGATCTGCTCATCCCAGCCGGCTTGACCGAGAGCGGTGGCGAGCTGGTCTGCCAGGGCGGAATGGGCCTTGGCGGCCTCATTGATCGGACCGAGCCAGGTTTCGCCCTTGCCGGTATGGCGGAACACGAAGTGGCCGCATTGCATGGCGCCGTGGCTGGTGACACCGGCAATGACGGGGTTATGCGGAAACAGCTGTACCACCTGTTCGGCTATGCCCATGCCATTGTGCAACAGCACTATGGGAACCCCTGCCGCCAGCTTGCCCACCAGGGGCGTCAGGGCCGACACAACCTGACCCGCCTTGGTCATCACCAGCAGTCGCTGGATGGTGCCGGGCTTGTCGATGAAACCCCGCTCGATGGCGAGCAACTGGGTGTGGCCCTCGAGGGAAGTGAAGTCGATGCCGGGGTGCAGGGTGGCGCGGTGCCGCTCGCTCAGCAGGACACGGGTCGGCTGGCCACTTTGGGTCAGCAAGGAGGCGAAGACGCCGCCCAGGGCACCGCAGCCCAGCAAGGACCAGTGAGGGGAGGAGGGGTGTCGGCTGTTTTTCAGGTTGTTGTCGCGTAATCCGCTTGGCATGGAGAGGCTCAATCAGGGTAGTGGCTGCGTTCCGAACAACTCGCTACCGGGGATAAGTGAAGATGTCGCTCGGCGGACACTAACGGGTCTCGCCATTCCTGTGCGCAGGGGATTCTAGCAGAGCAATCCCATTGAAATCAGCAAATTTGCCGGTTTTCTGGTAGATTTGCCCCTTTGTCAGCACAACCTGAAGTACAGCATGAGGAGCCCGGCTATGCCGTCATTCGATATTGTCTCTGAAGTCAAAATGAACGAGGTGTTGAACGCCGTCGATAACGCCAATCGTGAACTGGCGACCCGTTTCGATTTTCGTGGTGTGGAAGCCAGCTTCGAATTGAACAAGGAAGAGGTCAAGCTGGAGGCCGATGCGGATTTCCAGCTCAAGCAGATGGTCGAGATCCTGCGCGCAGCCCTGCTCAAGCGCAACATCGAGAACAGCTCAATGGACGTGGGTGACAGCGTTCACTCCGGCAAGCGTTTCCACCTGACGGTGAAATTCAAGCAGGGGATCGAGAAAGAGATCGCCAAGAAGCTGGTGAAGCTCATCAAGGATTCCAAGATCAAGGTGCAGGTCGCCATCCAGGGTGACGAAGTGCGCGTCACCGGCAAGAAGCGTGACGATCTGCAGGAGACCATGGCACTGGTGCGTGGCGCCGAGCTGGGTCAGCCGATGCAGTTCCAGAACTTCCGCGATTGATTATGAAGGGGGAGGGCCCTGGCCACTCCCCTCATCGAGGAAGCGCCATAAAAAAACCGGAGCAGATGCTCCGGTTTTTTGTGTCCGTGTGACGAGTTCGATTAGAACTTGTAGGTCACGGAGAAGTAGTGGCCGAAACCAGTGGTCTTCAGACCGTAGGAACCGTTCTGGATGCCATAGATGTCGTTGAAGTACTTCAGACCGTAACCGACGGCGTAGCGGTCGGAGTGCCAGTACAGGCCGTTGAACATGGCGGTACCGTCGGTGGAAGTGTCCTTGGCATCAAACAGGTGATCCAGGTAACCCTGATAGGCTACGAAGCTGCCGTTGGAGAAGGTGTAGAAAGGCTTGAACCAGTTCATGGAGAACTGATAGCCGTTCCAGCCCTGCTCGCCGCCGCCTTCGTTGACGTGACGGGCATACAGGTTCATGCCAACCTTGCCGAACCAGGGCACTTGTACGTCTGCACCCAGACCGGTCATGGCTTCAAACAGACCATCCGGACCACCCACGTTGATCAGGTTGGCGATGTAGACTTCCTGCACCGGGCCGAAGGAGAGATCTTTGCCGGTCATGGCATCGATGGAGATACGCGGTGCGAACTTGATGAACAGGTTGTCTTGGTTGTGCTTGTCGTCGTGACGGTTCTGGAAGATGTCGAAGACGTCGACGTAACCGTACAGATCGAAGATACCAGAGCGGCCACCAAACTCCATTTCGAAGTAGGTATCGTTGTAACCACCTTCAGATTCGCTGTAGGGCAGCTGATCGATGGTGTGCATCACGTTGAACTGGAACCACTTGTAGTCGTTCTTGTGGATGTCGCCGCTGTAATCGGCAGCAAGGGCCGGAGTGGCGGATGCAGCCAGCAGACCGGCAGCGATCAGAGTCTTGGTAAATTTGGCCATTTTATTGGTCTCTTGTGCGTTAGTTGAGGTTTTCCGTAGCCTGCCCACAAGGAGCGGAAGGGATTCTAGCCAAATAAATTCATCGGATAAACAAGAGCCAGGGAACTTTGTCCGGTTTTGTGAATCTAATCACCCCCAAAATGGCGCAAACGCTTGCTATTTGTCCGCTTGTGGTAACAAAGCATCGCCTCGTTTGGCAACCATGATGATCAGTATCATGACAGGGATGCCGAGCAGACTGGTGCCGACGAAGAAGCTGCTGTAGCCGATCTGTTCGACCACCTGGCCGGAAAAACCCGCCAGCAGCTTGGGCATCAGCAACATGATGGAGCTGAACAGGGCGTACTGGGTCGCCGAGAAGGCGACGTTGGTCAGGCTCGACAGATAGGTCACAAAGGCCGCCGTCGCAATGCCGGCGCTGAGGTTGTCCAGGGAGATGATGAGGGTCAGCAGCTCCAGATCGTGACCCACTTCGTTGAGCAGGGCGAACAGCAGATTGGTGCTGGCGGTGAGCACTGCGCCGAGAAACAGGATGCGCAGGGTGCCGAAGCGCATCACCAATACGCCCCCCAGGGCCGCCCCCACCAGCGTCATGATGACGCCATACACCTTGGTGATGGTGGCCACCTCCGTCTTGCTGAACTGCAGATCCACATAGAAGCTGTTGGACATCACCCCCATCACCACATCCGAGATGCGATAGCAGGCGATGAGCCCGAGGATCAGCAGGGCCGAGCCGCCGTAGCGGCGGAAGAAATCGGCAAAGGGGCACCAGATGGCCTCATAGGTCCAGGCGCCCAGCCCGGCCAGGGTCCGCGGCCAGCCCCGCTCGAGCAGCAGCGCCTTGCGCTCCATCTGTTGCTCGTTCTGGCGATGGAGGTCGATATCCGGCTCGTGGC from Aeromonas rivipollensis carries:
- a CDS encoding toxin VasX is translated as MKKNKIQLLPVRYALVEQKTTHPAIASNHAANIKYRPVGIRLIDETSYLYLIHSKRPDIIHAYQLAENGVVAKLEQKGLASAWGKEAFVYQESDSTIVVSRSGSVQVLYSRTKISPKLQGQLLRSPKLRQKMMQTCKVGSFDCQNGSRHLLPPEQLEKHLAEVHPQQSTHAKTEQWCWLTQMPKTQSASVLTSKILPTYQGEAAILLLEDPIGLMTELASAYQAMVEQEEQWMAEGYNRADYFAAAQLLQLIEMSDDLLLMQSADNQKLAEYSKAHPNALENRYRDYWKAKQDYEAALEKVNRPSASPFGDKKTFEAYRSELAKNDVMAKKAGVSSQELKAMFDRAGEQKQDLLYGESWMGMRIARGILERIDEEAMRAWYGPAQTKVTHWRETCFQLETDRVAMLPAAYTAIPVYDKEVQEQFKRRLELEYHWLLGLGDDPEHRQKVSAFFATLGEQNTHLWVSNADNIATVEDYDGLAGDINNALGVKDSTSALIDGLAGLKEFQAQMAGMHLKLIDSVPAELQGSMSRLASELGRLAIPELQKMAERIHAAQGQADSLLRHARPGTIAMLLGQAKNAAVTLDIGTQSDAGYTQWLQKTLGTLEKLRERADSATRQYNKASKSTPTDSKIRARANAEWAAVQRESAALREQVFAHSQPVARPGELHPVSHIVIKASGATLTEIEEHLRVSRAALRNQVLFGNAARPALGGATLSGSLGLVVLMANWFNFAKTSGDLTHKSENTRAQNFDLWSAALGLVGAALALGVEVVRTSAYCRWLKEGAESSLKNAGKVVTLGTTWVAGLGTFSALSDGYKQASQIARHWRRGEWEPMVASAITLSGDGLQAYASGKIAVAGTRMTMAAIAGEISWQRAAAVTLRFAVRFNPYMWLASALIFGGELAYNFLSSAPLMRWVSESRWGKRGILPFLHANQEWEYDIQLRKWQEVMQTPRLRIKYHTETKTQQRLMVGTIVDVPVQQRVLTQLRILLPMTAPEQVKLAVLVKSEGKLVDFTDHFRQTAPVAQEGLYTRLDFDWPQDDVSRRRMEWLHLVLSVTTAEDNQLFEEQGGLRFSLNLQQLPGLEEAKLAGDEPGWSQVEALDEDDYFPLTRGKIVAQLQPLLNR
- a CDS encoding DJ-1 family glyoxalase III translates to MTVLVLVAPGSEEIETVAIVDTLVRGGIEVVLASCCPTGARQIRASRGVQLVADCHLDELTSRDFDAMVVPGGLPGSEVIRDTPLAIDLLKEQAALGRWRAAICAAPAVVLHHHGLLGDASATCHPGFQARLPAAQLSTARVVRDDAHRLITSQGPGTAIEFALEIVRVLRGDEAALAVAGPMVLPP
- a CDS encoding ketopantoate reductase family protein, giving the protein MPSGLRDNNLKNSRHPSSPHWSLLGCGALGGVFASLLTQSGQPTRVLLSERHRATLHPGIDFTSLEGHTQLLAIERGFIDKPGTIQRLLVMTKAGQVVSALTPLVGKLAAGVPIVLLHNGMGIAEQVVQLFPHNPVIAGVTSHGAMQCGHFVFRHTGKGETWLGPINEAAKAHSALADQLATALGQAGWDEQILTRQWQKLAINCAINPLTALYKLKNGELAGPRFADVLQQICVEVADVMQAEGQPTGSDELLRRVMTVVELTADNYSSMYQDMEQGRETEIEAITGFLLGKAAAHGIAVPVNQGLYQAVKEKR
- a CDS encoding YajQ family cyclic di-GMP-binding protein encodes the protein MPSFDIVSEVKMNEVLNAVDNANRELATRFDFRGVEASFELNKEEVKLEADADFQLKQMVEILRAALLKRNIENSSMDVGDSVHSGKRFHLTVKFKQGIEKEIAKKLVKLIKDSKIKVQVAIQGDEVRVTGKKRDDLQETMALVRGAELGQPMQFQNFRD
- a CDS encoding outer membrane protein OmpK produces the protein MAKFTKTLIAAGLLAASATPALAADYSGDIHKNDYKWFQFNVMHTIDQLPYSESEGGYNDTYFEMEFGGRSGIFDLYGYVDVFDIFQNRHDDKHNQDNLFIKFAPRISIDAMTGKDLSFGPVQEVYIANLINVGGPDGLFEAMTGLGADVQVPWFGKVGMNLYARHVNEGGGEQGWNGYQFSMNWFKPFYTFSNGSFVAYQGYLDHLFDAKDTSTDGTAMFNGLYWHSDRYAVGYGLKYFNDIYGIQNGSYGLKTTGFGHYFSVTYKF
- a CDS encoding AmpG family muropeptide MFS transporter, with protein sequence MNNLRPPSHTPDRATSWRDALAVYLEARVLTLFAMGFSSGLPLLLVFGTLSFWLREADVSLTDIGYMSWVALAYGFKWLWSPLVDRMPLPLLSRLLGRRRSWMLLSQVLIALSLVGMAYCDPKTQLAQLALFALLVAFCSATQDIVIDAYRIESAPERLQAAMAASYMTGYRLAMIMAGAGALALAAWLGSNDSYDYRGWQLTYLLMAGLMSLGIITTLLSHEPDIDLHRQNEQQMERKALLLERGWPRTLAGLGAWTYEAIWCPFADFFRRYGGSALLILGLIACYRISDVVMGVMSNSFYVDLQFSKTEVATITKVYGVIMTLVGAALGGVLVMRFGTLRILFLGAVLTASTNLLFALLNEVGHDLELLTLIISLDNLSAGIATAAFVTYLSSLTNVAFSATQYALFSSIMLLMPKLLAGFSGQVVEQIGYSSFFVGTSLLGIPVMILIIMVAKRGDALLPQADK